One Rhododendron vialii isolate Sample 1 chromosome 2a, ASM3025357v1 genomic region harbors:
- the LOC131317716 gene encoding uncharacterized protein LOC131317716: MWIFSTIIFDENDNEVTYAWSEELNPYWESLHPTQDDLRTACLPSIFDHESILLKYGYTCGTMIFNGEEFGRRIHPIFQKLNLGDVTIRMGNRLLIIPRNNMSLSYPIFREFIEALHLRWTDFILIAMLGSYEIRVVVIDGIEKCEKSFEWF, from the exons ATGTGGATTTTCAGCACTATAATTTTTGATGAAAATGATAACGAGGTTACATATGCTTGGTCAGAAGAACTAAATCCATATTGGGAAAGCTTACATCCTACACAAG ATGATTTGCGCACTGCATGCTTGCCATCTATCTTTGACCACGAGTCTATTTTACTGAAATATGGATACACGTGTGGAACAATGATCTTTAATGGCGAG GAGTTTGGCCGAAGGATCCATCCGATCTTTCAGAAGCTAAACCTTGGTGACGTTACAATTAGGATGGGAAACCGGCTCTTGATTATCCCTCGCAACAACATGTCTCTCAGTTATCCCATCTTCCGCGAGTTCATTGAAGCATTACACCTAAGGTGGACAGATTTCATCCTCATTGCAATGCTGGGAAGCTATGAGATCAGGGTTGTTGTCATTGATGGAATAGAGAAGTGCGAGAAAAGTTTTGAATGGTTCTGA